Part of the Rhizobium viscosum genome is shown below.
CGGCATTTTCGAACTCGACAAGAAGCTCGCCGGCAATGGTATCACCACGGCCTATGCTGCGCTTTCCTTCCACGCCAACAGCAGCTACGGCCACATCCGCTCGGAAGAGCATTCACGCTCGATCATTCAGACCCTGGTCGAGCTCAGGAAGAACGATCTCCTGGTCGACCACAGGGTTCATGCGCGCTTCGAAATCACCTTCACCCACGCCCGTGCCGTCATTGAAGATCTGCTGCGCGCCGGCGCCCTCGATCTCGTCTCGCTGATGGATCACACGCCAGGCCAGGGGCAATACCGCGATGTCGAACGGCATATCGAAACGATTGCGCGCAACAACAAGATCACCCTCGAACAGGCTGCCCAGCGTGTTCAGCAACGCATGGAAAACCGCGCCCAGAACAACGACGCGGTCGACAATCTGCAGGGGATCGCCGCGACTGCCCGCGACCATGGCGTCATCATCGCTTCTCACGATGACGACAGCGTAGAGAAGGTCGCGATCGTGGAGGGACTTGGCGCGCACATCAGCGAGTTTCCTGTGACGATGGCAGCTGCGCAGGAAGCCCGCAAATTTGGACTGGCAACCGCTATGGGCGCACCGAATGCGCTTCGCGGCCTTTCCTATTCGGGCAACCTTTCTGCCCGTGAAGCTTACGAGAACGGCGTTCTCGATATTCTTGCGAGCGATTATCACCCCTCAGCCATGCTGCCGGCGATCATCGCGCTGGCCGAGGCAGGACCGGGCGGGATGCCAGCCTCCGTTGCACTTGTCAGCGCCAATCCCGCACGTGCACTCGGACTTACGGATCGTGGTGCGATCGAGATCGGACTGCGCGCCGATCTGGTCATCGCCGAACGCGGCCGCCTGCCGCGTGTGCGTGCCACCTTCTCCAAGGGCAAGCAAGTCTATTCGGACGGAATTGTTTTGCGATTCCAACAGGCTGCATAAGAAGGCCACCGACTCGGACAGCGGACGGCCTCTCTTCCCGCCATCCGGAACTTCCGGATGTATTGATTGATAAAATCAGCATAAACGGACGCAGCGGCGCCGGCGGAGGGCCGCTGCAAACCGTCCGCCTTGCCATCATGCCGCAGGCGTTGCCGGTCATCCTGTCGATCATGCTCCACAATTTCGAATCCAACACCCGCTCCGGCACCATTCTCGACATTGTCGGCGCCGGAGGAATCGGATTCCCGCTGGCGAACCGCATTGCCGCCTATAGCTGGCCGGAGGCCTGGACGATCATCTTCCTGATCGTCGCCGTCGTTTATGCTATCGATCTCCTCCGCCTGGCTGCGCGGCAAGATCATCGGCAAGAACGACAGCGCCCGGTAAGGCCGGAATATCGCGACGAGGGAGTTGGAATGGCAAGGATAATGGTGGTCGGCAATGCCAATATCGACCGGATCTGGCGGCTCGATCGGCCGCTCGTGCCGGGTGGGAGGCTCTCCTGTCAGGCGATCGAGGAGCGTTATGGTGGCGGTGGCTTCCACACCGGCCTGTCCCTCCTCGATCTTGGCCACGAGGTGGTTCTGGTCACCAGCCTTAGTGATGACGATAGAGGCCGCAGCTATCTGAAGGATCTCGGAAAGCGCGGTTTCAACACCGATTTCGTCGATCTTATACCCGGGGAGACAGCGCCCCTCGACATCCTCGTCGATCCCAACGGCGAGCGCACCATCATCGCGCCGGCAGGTCGCCGGCGACCGGGGATAGATACCTTGCCGCCGGTCGATGCGTCGCTTGTCTATCTCAATACACGCGTAATGAGCCCGGCTGCCCTGCGGCAGTTGCAAGATTTCGACGCGGTGGTTTCGCAATATCCGCTCTCGGCCGAACGCCGGCCCGCGAATGTTCTGATCGCCTCGCGCTCGGACGTGAAAGGAACAGCGCAAACGGCCTGGCAGGCGGCTTCGGAAATCGCCGCGCCGCGACTTGAAACCCTCGTGCTGACGAGCGGCATGCAACCCATCGAGATCGTCAGCCAGCGGGATTCGATCATCGTCGAAGTGCCGCCAGCGCCCCCTGCGCGCGACACGACAGGAGCGGGCGATTATTTCGCCGGTGGCTATATCGATGCCATGGTCAGAGGCCTTGATGCCGGCGCGGCAGCGCTGGCCGCCTGCAAGGTCGCGGCGTCCTACCTTGCCGCTTCCTGAGATCGCGGCTCTTGAAAGACGGGCACATCAATCTCACCTGATATCTCCATTGTTCACCTGTCGAACGACAGCCCTTTGCCATCAGCAGTCGCTGCCGGTCCTCAACATCGACGCCTCACGCGTCGGAGGAGATTTCATGGGATTCATTGATCGTGACATTCAGCCGTCGTCAGACGCCGGGCTGCTGGATGCCTATTCCGAAACGGTGTCGAATTCCGTTGACATGGTCGGCCCGGCGGTCAGCCGTATCGAGCGTATTGGCGGACGAGCGGGGCATGGTTCGGGCTTTGCCATCTCGCCCGACGGTCTCATCGTTACCAACAATCACGTCGTCGGCGATGCAAGGGCCGTCACCATCAAGACACCTGACGGTACGGTCGTCGAGGGCCGGGTGCTTGGCCGAGATGAAGATACCGACCTTGCATTGATCCGGGCCAACGACTGGTCCGGCGCCTGGGCGCAGCTTGCCGACTCGAAGAAACTGAAGCGTGGGCATATCGCTGTCGCCATCGGCAATCCGCTTGGCTTCGAATGGACCGTCACGGCCGGCGTCGTTTCTGCCCTCGGACGCTCGATGCGCGCAGCGAGCGGTCGCCTGATGGAAGATATCATCCAGACGGACGCAGCGCTTAACCCCGGCAATTCCGGCGGTCCGCTGGTCTCTTCGTCTGGTGAGGTCATCGGCGTCAATACGGCCGTGATACAGGGCGCGCAGAGCATCGCTTTTGCAGTAGCCTCGAACACCGCCAAGCATGTCGTGTCCGAAATCCTGCGTTTCGGCGAGGTCCGCCGCGGATATATCGGTATCGCCGCCGATACGGTCGATCTGCATCGGCGCATTGCGCTTGAAGCCGGCCTTCCGCAACGGACAACGGTCCGCCTGCGCCGCGTCGAAGATGGTGGCCCTGCCGCGACAGCAGGCCTTCGTGAAGGCGACTATCTGCTTGCAATCGCCGGCCATCCGGTATCGGGGATAGATGACGTCGTCCGGCTGCTGGATGGGTCGACGATCGACGCCGATGTCGATGTGTTGATTTTCTCCATCGCGGGACGGATCGAACAACGCACCGTTCGGCCGGCTAAAAGAGCACACTAGGCAACTGTTTAGCCGATATAGCTAAAGAAGAGAACGAAGCCGGAAATCGTGCTTCGTTCTCTAATCGCGGCAGGCTATGGCAGTCCTCAAGCGACGAGGCTTTCGGCCTCGATTTCGGCGATAAACTGGGCAACGGTCTCGCCGATGATTTCGGGGTGGTCCTCCTGCAGATAGTGCAGGCCCGACTGGAGCTTCACCAGCCGGCAATTGTGCAGACGTCTCGCAAAATCCTCTGCAACCGCCGGCGGAATGAGCGCACCTGGATCTCCGGCGAAGAGGAGCTTCGGATAGGTCGATACCGCCAAAGCCTCATGTGCTTTTTCCATGCTTGCATAGACATCTGCCGGCTCACCGGCAATCGGCAGTTCATTCGGAAACCGCCAGGTTGGCCGACGCGAGGCCGGTGTGGGGAACGGCGCTCGATAGACGGCCATCTCCTCCTCGCTGAGTTGGCGGGAGGTTGCGCCGGGAAGCACGCCTTCAACGAAGATATTTTCCCTCAGGATGAGTTCCTCGCCCTCTCCCGGCGTCCGAAACCTGCGAAATATCTCACGCTCGGCACTGTTCTGCAGGAATTCGTCCCAGGTCGGTATCGGCCGGATGAACTCCATGAAGGCCAGACCACGAACGAAGTCGGGACGGCGGGCTGCGAGATGGAGTGCCAGCCCGCTTCCCCAATCCTGGGCGACGAGATAGGCCGACTTAATGCCCATCTTCGCGATGAACGCATCGAGGTAACGCACATGATCCTCGAAGCGATAGGCAATGTCCGGCTTGCCCGATTGTCCGAAGCCGATCAGGTCGGGGGCGATGCAATGGGCGGCCTTAGCGACAAGCGGAATGATATTGCGCCAGATATAGGACGAAGTGGGATTGCCATGCAGAAACAGGGCGACAGGGCCGTCCGTCCTGCCGGCCTCGCGATATGCCATTTCGGAATCGAGCACCGGCACGCGCGGCAGACTGATATCATGTCTCATGGGTGTGATCCTTGAACACGGTGGCAAAAACGATCTTCTTGAACCGCTCCAAGGGCTGGGCATCCCGCGATACTTTCATGCGCAGGATCGCACCTTCCCATGAAGCAAGGAGGAATTCGGCCAGATCTTCCGGACCGATCGCATCATCGATCTCTCCGGAGGCCTGTCCTTCGGCAATGCAAGCCGTAAATGGCGCGCTCCATTCGCCAAAAATTTCCGCGAGCCGCGTGCGCAGCATTTCACTCTGTGGGGCCGCCTCCAGGCTGAGATCGCCGATGAGGCAGCCGCGGCTGAAACCATCAGCAGCCAGACGGCCGGTGATGATATCGAGGTATTTCTCGATGCGCTGGCGTGGTCTCAGCGTCACATCCCCCAGCGCCGCCTCGATGGCACACTGAAGATCCAGAAAATAGAGATCGAGCACCTCCTTCGTGAATTCCTCTTTGGAACGGAAGTGGTTGGTAAACGAGCCCTGCGGCACACCCGCCTCGGCAACGATGTCGCGAACGCCTGCGCCAATGTAACCCTTGCGGAACATGACCTTGCGGCCCGCTTCAAGAATGGTGTTTCGGTGTGAGTGCTTTGCCATAGTTGCCATAATACGTACGACCGTATTAAAATCAAGAGTGAAATTGCCGGCGCGACGTAGAGGGCGTCAAACCGAAAAACATGCATAAAAATAAAGGCACCCGCCTACCGGCCGGTGCCTTGATCATTGCCTTCCACGATATCGAACTTAGACCGGCCTACAGGGAACCAGACATTCCCGAGGTCGCAGCAAGTAGTCCGTATAGTGCCGACGGCTCATCAGAGAACACGTCATAAATACAGGGTGCCGCGAAAACCGCTGCCCCCAGAATAACGATGATGATCCTTTTCATCGAAGCCTCCATCGGCGCAGCCGGACTGCGCCTTCTGTTATCAGTAACCCTAGACGAGGTTCAGCTCGACATTGATGTTGCCGCGCGTCGCCTTCGAATAAGGGCAGGTCTGATGAGCCTCTTCGACCAGCGCCCGGGCGACCTCGGGCTCCAGACCCGGCAGGCTGATGTTCAGACGAGCCTGCAGGAAATAGGCGTCGCCCGTCATGCCGAGATCGACTTCCGCATCGACAGCGGTATCGGCGGGAAGCCTCAGCTTCCGCTTGCCGGCAGCAAGGCCCATCGCGCCGATGAAGCAGGCGGACCAGCCGGCAGCAAAGAGTTGTTCGGGATTGGTGCCGGCATGGGCGCCGCCCGGAGGCGAAAGCTTCACGTCGAGCTGCGCGTCACTGCTGCGGGCGGAGCCGTCACGGCCGCCTGTCGTGTGGGTCTTGCCGGTATAGAGAACCTTTTCAATCGTCGTCATGAGAGCACTCCTCGATTTCGTGTCGCGAGCTGCGACATCTGGTGACGGAGTGGTTTTGACGGTTTGACGTATCCACTATGTTTCCGAAATCGGCCGAACTGTATCAAAGCGTAGCGCAGATCGATCTGGACATTTTCGCATACAAAACAGCGAAAAATTCAGTTGGCGCGGATGGTGACCTCGGCGGCCAATCCGCCGCCCTCGCGGTTATACAACCGCACTGAACCGCCGATCGCGGCAGCCAGCTGCTGGGCGATGGCAAGACCGAGTCCCGTGCCGCCTGTCTCGCGATTGCGCGATTGCTCCAGCCGGAAGAAGGGCTGCATTGCAGCCTCGAGCATAGCCTCCGGAATGCCGGGGCCGCGGTCCATCACAGTGATAACGATCGCCTCTTCACCTTTTCGCTCAACGCCGATTTCGGCGGCCCCAGCAAATTTCAGGGCGTTGTCGATAAAATTCGTCAGAATACGACGCAAGGCATGTGGCTTGGTCGATGCGACACCCTGCACCAGACCGACGACACTGACGTCTTTGTCCATGTCCTGATAGTCGTAGGCGATGCTATCGATGAAGGACGAGAGATCAATGCGCGAAAACTTTTCACCACTGCCGTGGGCGCTGCGGGCATAAGCGATCCCGTCCTGCACCAGGCGTTCGATCTCGCCGAGATCGCGGACCAGCTTGTCCTTCTCGGGGGACTCATCTGCCATGTCGGCGCGCAGCCGCATGCGGGTGATCGGCGTTTGCAGGTCGTGGGAGATTGCGGCCAGTATCTGCACACGCTCCTCGAGATAGTGCGCAATTCGCTCCCGCATGGCGTTGAAGGCGCGAGCCGCATGGGCAACCTCGCTCGGTCCGCGCTCACTGAGCGGCGGTCCCTTCTTGTTCGGGTCAAGTTCATCTGCTGCCGCGGCAAGAGCGCCAAGCGGGCGGATCGCCTGACGCACGGCAAACCACGTGCAGAGCACAAGCAGCGCCATTTGAATGGCAAGCACGTAGGGCAGCCATGCCGCAATGGGCATGGGCGGGCGCGGCGTGATGTCAATCGTCAGGGGACTTCCATCACTCAGCGTCAGATGCGCCTGCAAGCGGCTAATGTCGCCTGGAATCGATTCCATGCGGATCGGATAAGTACCCCCGATCGCCTCTTCGATCCTGCCGCCGATTTCCTTGCCCTTGCTGGAGTTATCGGGCACGCCCGGCAGACCCGGCCCAAGTTCGAAACGATAATTGCCGCGACTCAGGCGGTCGAGCAGGTCGCCGCGCTGATCCGCCGGCAGGCGGTCGAGTACCGCAATCGAGGTTGCAACGTCACTCTCCAGCGTACCAAGCATGACGGCCTTGGCCGACATGGAACGCTCGACGAAGAGCACCGTAAATGACAGGCCGTAGGCAATCGCCAGGCCGAAGAGCAGGATAAGGAAAAGCCGGGCCCTCAGCGTGCTCGGCCAAAACCCGAAGCGAAGCCCCCCGCTCGCACTCATGACCTCGCCTCTTCAATCTCCACCGGAACGGAAAAGACGTAACCCTCGCTACGCACCGTCTTGATATAGGTCGGCTCGCGGGCGTCATCGCCCAATCGCTGGCGCACACGGCTGACCAGAAGGTCGATCGAACGGTCGAAGAGCTCCGCATCACGGCCCTGGGTCAGGTTCAAGAGCTGATCGCGGTTGAGCACCCGCTGAGGATGATCGATGAAGACGCGCAGCAGCCGATATTCGGCGCCGCTCAGCGCAATCTCCGTTCCCTGTTTGTCGAGAAGATGTCGGCCGACAGTATCGAGACGCCAGTCGCCGAAACGAAGCCATTGCCCCGCTTCCGAGATCTGCAGGTTCGGCGGCAGCGCGCGCGTGCGTCGCAGCACAGCCTTTATACGCGCCAGCAATTCGCGCGCTGCGAAGGGTTTCGGCAGATAATCGTCGGCACCCATCTCCAGCCCGATAATGCGATCCATCTCGTCGCTCCTGGCCGTCAGCATCAGGATCGGCGTCGCCTTATGCTTACCTGCACGCAACTCGCGGCAGAGCACGAGCCCGTCGTCACCCGGCATCATGACGTCGAGCACGATGAGATCGACCGCATTGCCTTCGAGAAAATTGCGCATCTGTCGGCCATCGGCCGCGACTGACGCCCGAAGGCCGTTCTTCTTCAGATAGCTCGAAACCAGCTCACGGATTTCACGATCGTCATCGACGATCAGGATATGGTCGATATGCTCCATGTCAGGACTTTCGGATCCTCTATCTGTTGGCGTCAGCAGAATTGTTATCTTAGACGCAGACTCGCTGGGTTCCTGTTTTGACTCTGAATTGGCTGCCGCGAAATAGGGAATTCCGTTCGCGGCAGCAAAGGCAGACTTTAGAAGCGATCGACATCCAGGATGGCCTGGGCAAAGGCCTGCGGTGCTTCTTGCGGCAGGTTGTGGCCGATGCCGCCGGTGATGGTGCGATGCTCATACCTACCGGTGAACTTCTTGGCATAGGCAGAAGGATCCGGATGCGGCG
Proteins encoded:
- a CDS encoding alpha-D-ribose 1-methylphosphonate 5-triphosphate diphosphatase — protein: MEQKMWLSDFEIVLRDRVIPRGAVRIEDGIIAEISKEPVAAADISGDGRLLLPGFIDMHGDMIEREIEPRPNVRFPLELGIFELDKKLAGNGITTAYAALSFHANSSYGHIRSEEHSRSIIQTLVELRKNDLLVDHRVHARFEITFTHARAVIEDLLRAGALDLVSLMDHTPGQGQYRDVERHIETIARNNKITLEQAAQRVQQRMENRAQNNDAVDNLQGIAATARDHGVIIASHDDDSVEKVAIVEGLGAHISEFPVTMAAAQEARKFGLATAMGAPNALRGLSYSGNLSAREAYENGVLDILASDYHPSAMLPAIIALAEAGPGGMPASVALVSANPARALGLTDRGAIEIGLRADLVIAERGRLPRVRATFSKGKQVYSDGIVLRFQQAA
- a CDS encoding organic hydroperoxide resistance protein, producing MTTIEKVLYTGKTHTTGGRDGSARSSDAQLDVKLSPPGGAHAGTNPEQLFAAGWSACFIGAMGLAAGKRKLRLPADTAVDAEVDLGMTGDAYFLQARLNISLPGLEPEVARALVEEAHQTCPYSKATRGNINVELNLV
- a CDS encoding ATP-binding protein produces the protein MSASGGLRFGFWPSTLRARLFLILLFGLAIAYGLSFTVLFVERSMSAKAVMLGTLESDVATSIAVLDRLPADQRGDLLDRLSRGNYRFELGPGLPGVPDNSSKGKEIGGRIEEAIGGTYPIRMESIPGDISRLQAHLTLSDGSPLTIDITPRPPMPIAAWLPYVLAIQMALLVLCTWFAVRQAIRPLGALAAAADELDPNKKGPPLSERGPSEVAHAARAFNAMRERIAHYLEERVQILAAISHDLQTPITRMRLRADMADESPEKDKLVRDLGEIERLVQDGIAYARSAHGSGEKFSRIDLSSFIDSIAYDYQDMDKDVSVVGLVQGVASTKPHALRRILTNFIDNALKFAGAAEIGVERKGEEAIVITVMDRGPGIPEAMLEAAMQPFFRLEQSRNRETGGTGLGLAIAQQLAAAIGGSVRLYNREGGGLAAEVTIRAN
- a CDS encoding response regulator; amino-acid sequence: MEHIDHILIVDDDREIRELVSSYLKKNGLRASVAADGRQMRNFLEGNAVDLIVLDVMMPGDDGLVLCRELRAGKHKATPILMLTARSDEMDRIIGLEMGADDYLPKPFAARELLARIKAVLRRTRALPPNLQISEAGQWLRFGDWRLDTVGRHLLDKQGTEIALSGAEYRLLRVFIDHPQRVLNRDQLLNLTQGRDAELFDRSIDLLVSRVRQRLGDDAREPTYIKTVRSEGYVFSVPVEIEEARS
- a CDS encoding TetR/AcrR family transcriptional regulator, whose amino-acid sequence is MAKHSHRNTILEAGRKVMFRKGYIGAGVRDIVAEAGVPQGSFTNHFRSKEEFTKEVLDLYFLDLQCAIEAALGDVTLRPRQRIEKYLDIITGRLAADGFSRGCLIGDLSLEAAPQSEMLRTRLAEIFGEWSAPFTACIAEGQASGEIDDAIGPEDLAEFLLASWEGAILRMKVSRDAQPLERFKKIVFATVFKDHTHET
- a CDS encoding S1C family serine protease; amino-acid sequence: MGFIDRDIQPSSDAGLLDAYSETVSNSVDMVGPAVSRIERIGGRAGHGSGFAISPDGLIVTNNHVVGDARAVTIKTPDGTVVEGRVLGRDEDTDLALIRANDWSGAWAQLADSKKLKRGHIAVAIGNPLGFEWTVTAGVVSALGRSMRAASGRLMEDIIQTDAALNPGNSGGPLVSSSGEVIGVNTAVIQGAQSIAFAVASNTAKHVVSEILRFGEVRRGYIGIAADTVDLHRRIALEAGLPQRTTVRLRRVEDGGPAATAGLREGDYLLAIAGHPVSGIDDVVRLLDGSTIDADVDVLIFSIAGRIEQRTVRPAKRAH
- a CDS encoding PfkB family carbohydrate kinase: MIDKISINGRSGAGGGPLQTVRLAIMPQALPVILSIMLHNFESNTRSGTILDIVGAGGIGFPLANRIAAYSWPEAWTIIFLIVAVVYAIDLLRLAARQDHRQERQRPVRPEYRDEGVGMARIMVVGNANIDRIWRLDRPLVPGGRLSCQAIEERYGGGGFHTGLSLLDLGHEVVLVTSLSDDDRGRSYLKDLGKRGFNTDFVDLIPGETAPLDILVDPNGERTIIAPAGRRRPGIDTLPPVDASLVYLNTRVMSPAALRQLQDFDAVVSQYPLSAERRPANVLIASRSDVKGTAQTAWQAASEIAAPRLETLVLTSGMQPIEIVSQRDSIIVEVPPAPPARDTTGAGDYFAGGYIDAMVRGLDAGAAALAACKVAASYLAAS
- a CDS encoding haloalkane dehalogenase, giving the protein MRHDISLPRVPVLDSEMAYREAGRTDGPVALFLHGNPTSSYIWRNIIPLVAKAAHCIAPDLIGFGQSGKPDIAYRFEDHVRYLDAFIAKMGIKSAYLVAQDWGSGLALHLAARRPDFVRGLAFMEFIRPIPTWDEFLQNSAEREIFRRFRTPGEGEELILRENIFVEGVLPGATSRQLSEEEMAVYRAPFPTPASRRPTWRFPNELPIAGEPADVYASMEKAHEALAVSTYPKLLFAGDPGALIPPAVAEDFARRLHNCRLVKLQSGLHYLQEDHPEIIGETVAQFIAEIEAESLVA